The Setaria viridis chromosome 2, Setaria_viridis_v4.0, whole genome shotgun sequence DNA window AAACTCTTAACAGAATTTATTAACTTGTGAACTATATTGAAAACGTCGGAAATGAATGGACATCACAATTGCTTTGCGTGGAAGGTCATATGCCGTGACCGGACGCTCCGTGTGATCATGCTTGCCAATGTACAACGGAAACGGCACTCCCTGAGCATGCAGTGCTGCTACGCTCCTACGCCCGCTCGCACGGCTTGTGTGTCGCCATTGCTTCGCGCCGGTGCACTACCAACGGCCGAAAAATGCCGGCATCGCAACTGAGTTCGTCTCGACGCTTCCGGTGACGGCACGGGCTGGCGTAACCTAACGCCGGACGGCCGGATCCACCATGCCTGGTTGCTGGGTCGTTGGCCCCCCGGGCGAGTGAGTTTGCCGCTGCCCGGCCGACCGGCCAGCCACCAGAAGCAGCAGTCTCGATCGTTTCCAATCGTGCTCGGCTTCTGAGCAGTTACCCATGGGTCTCTCCCTCGCAAGTCGCAAAGGCTCATCCGTGCCATGGGGCATGGGCAAAGGCTAGAGATGGCAACGGGAATTTCCCGTTGGGAATGTCCCCCATGCCTGTCCCCGCGGGGATAATTTCTCCCCGTCCCCGCCAATGCACACGGGGGATAATTTCTCCCTATCCCCGTCCCCGTGTGGAGAATTATCTCCACGGAATCTCCATCCCCGTGATATGTATAGAATGCAATCCTCCGAGCCGTGGCATGCATCAAGCAAATTCGAGACACTGGAGTATAAGGGCAAAATCAAATCCATAGCGTAACAACACAGACATCAATTGAACAAGCAAAAAATTCTCCACTTACCATATCGATCGGCAAGAACATGCCAGTTCTCACGTCATAAAGtccaaagaaaataaagagGCAAATAAAATAcagagaaaaggaaagaatcAAGGAAGAGACCGGAGAGTCCACGAATGGGAACTAATCTCTACGCTTAGCATCTTCCACCCACTCACCAgctcctttatttctttcttgttCTGTTTGTGATCTGGAGCTTGCGTTGGTGTCTCTTAGCGATGAAAATGGACATGAACGGGTAGAAAACCCCCCTAACCATATCCCGTACAATATTTTTTCACCGGAAACGGGAGCGGGAACGGGACAACCGGGAGCGGGACGGGAACCGGGATACACAGTTATACAAAAACGATCAAATACGGGCGAAAATATAACGAAAATGGCTGAAAACCGGGATCATACACCGGGACAACACGTTCCAAAACATGACTCAAGTCTACTGCACACACTACTGCTACTAAACCTAGCACTCTAGCAGTCCTACTCCTGCATTGTGCAGTCTTGCAGCACGGTGGCACCAGCCACCAGGTGACCAGGAGGGTCAGGCGCCAACCACAGCAAGCAGCTAGCACTCGCCCTCTAGCACTAGCAGCAACAGCAAGCCAGGCGGTTAGCAACAGGCCAGCAACAAGCTAATAGAGGACGGAGAAGTGGGCCTTTGTCCTCTTGCTCCACTGCGCGACATCCTCAGCCGCTCAGAGTATGTGGGCCTCCTGCCTAGGGCACCGGCGAGTCAAGGACAGCAGCATGGGTCTCAtgcgcgggcggaggcgcagCAGGGCAGGCCCGGAGGGGTAGGCGATGTGCGACGAGGCCTCCTGGGCTTGTTGGGCTGACCATTTGCCGAGGCTTGAGGGTTGGAATTTGTGATATTGGGTCTATCTCGTATAAACTGAAAATGGGATGAATACGGGTTCATCCCGGTTGAAAACGGGATCCCGCAAATACGGACGGGATACCCCCTCACCCGTATCCCGTCCTGCTTCCGGTTATTCCCATCCCGTTTCCCGTCCTGTTTTCGACTTTACCGTCTTGTTTTCATATATAGGGTAAAATATGGgataaatataaaaatacaGGTGGGTGGAGACATGATTTTGTCCATTTATTTTCATCCCTAGTGTCTCTGTCTCACACGGCAACGACGCTACGCGAGCGTGGCATCCTGGTGCCGTGGTGTGAGCGGAGGGTCCTGGCACTAGCGCCGGGTCGCTGTCACCTCGAGCCCCTGCCTCCTCACCTGCGCAGGGCTGAGCGGTGACAGCAGCTTGTGGCGGCGTGGCTCAGGAGAGGAAAGAAAGTGAGCAGAGCTCCTCCAAGAAACGGATGGATGTTAGGTTAACGGTAGTTTGGTTACTACTATCCGGCCTTCTCATGGGTCAGAGCTGGACCTGGTGTCTTGGGCTAGGCTATTTTCGTTGCATGGCATATCTACTTGAACCTCTAGGGTTGCGGGAAAACGGGGACGGAGGATTATTCCAGCCCCGTCCATCTCCGACGGGATGAGATTTGCCCCGTTTAAATCCTCATGGGATTAATTTCCTACCATTCCCGTCTCCTAATGGAAGAATTCCTCACGGTGAATCATGGAACGGGCCCGTTGCCTCCCTAGCAAAGGCAAGGCAAGGCGCATGAGCGAAACATGGGGCAGGGGCAAAGGCAAGGCAAGGCCGAACCGGCCAGCAATCCCGTCCTCCGCCTCTGCAACGTTACTATTCTTCATCtccgaaagaaaaaaaaaacgttaCTATTCTTGCCGAACCGTCAAGCaacccctccctcctccggtcGTCCACACGCACAGGGAACCGAAGCCAAAAGCCGTGTCCTTCCATTCGCGCCGAgacggccgccgcgccgtgcgtGGCACGCGGGCCCCGCGCTCTTTTGGACCCACGTGCCAGGGAGAGATAGGCACGTTTGGGCGCGCGTCAAGCCTGTGGGTGAAGCCGTGCGTCCTTTCTCCCCGCCGTCCTCATCCGTTCTATATGAGTGATTTCCTCGTGCTGTTCTTATCGGGATTCATTTTGCAGAGAGCACCCTATCACACTCTTTCACAGAAACACTTCCTCGTGCAGGCTAAAAAGTCAGAATCGGTAGAAACGTTCCGAGGTAGAAACACTTCGACGCAGCTGCGTTTGGCGCCGATTCTTCCGATCCAGATGAGAAACAGAACCGATTCCGTTCGTCAAACGCGCCCGAAGTGACAAGACCGAATGATGTCTGAAGGCTAGTGAGTAGGGTTAAGCTAGGCATAAAGATATTGTTAGCAGTCAGCTAGCGACATAGCCGTACAATTGTAAAGATGAATAGGCAATAACCTATAGAAAAAAGCTAAGGGCCGCACACTTGAGACACACTAAGTTCCTATGTAAGAGAATGAAATTTACTCAATGCAGCCATACAATGACATTCGGAAAAAAGATGAGATTTTACGATCGAATAGTTTGTACCCAAGGCATAACTAATCCTCTAGTGTTTAAAATTAAAAACACAGGACAACAAAACTATAAAAGGGTCAAATTCACTTGTTTTGCCACTTGCCCGTGCATACACTCCCCAAACTAATGTGCAACTTCTAAGGTCCAGGTAGCATTAAAGCTAACAACACGAGGCCTAAACTGCAAATGAGAAGGCTACTTCCACAAGACCCCAACCAGGTTACGGAGTAGGAGTACTATTCATAACCGCCCGACCACGCGCGAAACCGAGGATCCCAACCTCCCAAACCATTTCCGCCCACGCCTCTTCCTCCGTCTCTCCGCTCTCCCCCCTTCGCCTGCAAGCCAGCCAGTCTCCGTTCGCCTCCCCTCACCCCCAATCGCCCACGAGGCACGAGCCATGCCGCCGTCGATCACCTGCACGGTCAAATGCCGCCCCAACCCCCGTCTCGCCCCGCAGCcacccgcggcggcgctggagctcctcgccgcccgcggcgccccGGCTGCCACCGAGCTGCGGGCGGCGTCTACTCGGTGCCGGACCCCGCTGTCCCTGTCCCTCTCGCGCTCCGCTGACCCCCCGGAGCCCCGAGCGCCGTGCCGCGGCGCCCCGTCCGCCAGgcgggcccgcgccgccgtcgcggctggGGGAGTTGACGGCGACGGAGACCCTCCCGCGCTTATGCTCGCCGGCGCGCTGTCGCGGTACGCCATATTCCGCGACGATCTCGTGCTGAgggccttcgccgccgccgaggcagcTCACCGCGGCCAGGTGCTCGACCGTGTCCTGTCTTGCTTGCTAGCATTTGTGCTTATTTGGTGTGGCTTGAGAGCTGCTGAAGTGGCTGAACTGCGTTTGCTTGGGTGCGCAATTGGTTGCTCAGGTGCGCGCGAGCGGCGATCCCTACCTGGAGCACTGCGtggagacggcggcgctgctcgcgGACCTCGGCGCCGGCCCTGCAGTCGTCGCTGCCGGGCTGCTGCACGACACGGTCGACGACGCCGGCCTCGACTACGGTTTCATCTCCAAGCAGTTCGGTGCTGGTGTCGCCGATCTTGTTAAGGGGGTAATTACTTCGATTCACCCTTTGGAGTTTGGATATGATCAGACCGAGCACGCGCTaataattttttgttttttagaggAAACAATTCATTGTTGATAACTATATCCAACAGTAGCATTGTTGAATTTAGTATTGCTGAAATTATACTATAGTAAAGACCCCTTGTTACAGGCAGCACCTATTATTACACATATTGACCATATCAATAACATATCAAAATCAGAGCATGTCATCGATGCCCTATACTTGAGCATAACATAAGTAGTGCTGGAGTGCAAGATCAGATCACAGACGATTCCAGTTCTACAAAGAGGCCTTCTCATGGACCCCTCTTGTTTATTCTGATATTTCTTGCCTTTGTCGTTTTCGTGACTCGGAATTGGGTGGTGCTAGATATCTGATTGTGACTGACAGAACTTATTGATCTTTACTTTGTTGATGGGGCTTCTAGAATAGATGCCTATATAAGTTAGGTATCACGTTACCATCACCTATATATTATAGTAGGTACTTGCTGAATCTAGGAATGACTTATCTTTCAGTAATGTAAAATCAGTCCGTGGTTGGTTATCGGACCCAATCCTTTTGTTTTCCATTCTTTCCCTTTCGTTTTGTTTGTCAATAATATGTTTTGTTTATGATGTTACATCAACTAAAAATGATGTTACAACAATTTATTTGGAATCTTAAAGATTCTGTTGTTTGTTCTGCTAATGAATGCTATGTGTTATTGGTTGTATAAAGTCAATATTTACACCTAATATATGTTGAGGAAACTTTGGTTGCTTGTGACATCTTGGTTTATTTTCTTGGAAGAGATGATGACGTTGTGTCTCAATTGACTAAACAATAGTTTCATTGCCTTCTTTATAGGTTTCCAATCTAAGTCATTTCAGCAAAATGGCTCGTAGAAACGATACAGCCAGTAGAATGGATGAAGCTGACAGGTTACGTACAGTGTTCCTTGCAACGGAAGATGCAAGAGCTGTGCTTATAAAACTTGCTGACAGGCTACACAACATGAGGACGTTGGATTCTTTGCCCAAGATCAAACAGCAGAGCTTTGCAAAGGAAACACTGGAGATATTTGCTCCCTTGGCGAATCAGTTGGGCATCttgaattggaaggaacaacTTGAAAATCTGTGCTTCAAGTATCTTTACACAAATAAATTTGATGAACTGTCAACCAACCTTCTCGAATTCTACAACAGAGATATGATTGCAGCTGCAATAAGGAGACTGGAACAAGCCCTTGACGTGAGAGGATTATCCTATTATGCGGTATATGGGAGACACAAGAGCATTTACAGTATCCACAGCAAGATGGCAAGGTAATATAGTGTctcatgttttctttttgtAGGTTAGACTTTGGAGAGAGTGGTGTATGAACCATTCTTCCTTCCAAGTGAATCCTGCAGTAACTCCAGTATAACATCTCGAAGGAAAGTTGTTAGCTGAAATATACTTTCATTAAATGTGCTAATGTTTTTGCACTTGACTACAGGAAGAAACTGGCAATGGATGAAGTTTATGATATACATGGGGTGCGTGTTATAGTTGAGAACAGATCTGATTGTTTTGCCACATTAGAGCTTGTGCATCACTTGTGGCCTCGAATTCCCGGGAAGTTCAAAGACTATATCAGCAGCCCCAAAACAAATGGGTATGCCTATCAAAACTATGCTACTATGCAATAATGTAAGCTACAGTGGTAATTGAATATTTTGCTAAACTGTAGGTATCAGTCCCTGCACACAGTTGTGCTCACTAAAGAAATGCTCCCCCTGGAAATCCAAATTCGTACTAGGGACATGCATTTGCAGGCAGAGTTTGGAATTGCTGCACATTGGAGATACAAGGAAGGTGTTCGAAATTGCTCTTCATCTGTTCCTGAAATGGTAGAGTGGGTTAGAAAGGTGGTTACATGTCAGTGTGAAACTTTGCACATTGAGCATCCTTCATCACTTGCACCTGACACTTCACCAAGTAACATACACACGATTAGGTCGCACTCCGATGTCTGTCCGTTCTCTTATGCCAAACAATGTGACCACAGCGGACCGGTTCTAGTAATACTTCTGGAGGATGAAAAGGTACCTCCAATCATTTTGCTACTGTACTGTCTCATTAAACCACAATTCCAATTTGTTCGCTTGTTCTGTTGCGTTGGTGAATTCATCCTTGAGCATGAAAACTGAAATTTTTCGTGTTTTCAGATGTCAGTGCAAGAACTCCCCAAAAATTCAACAATTTCGGACCTACTTAAGAGATCTTCTAACTACGGCGTGCCATTGAGGCTGAACTGCCAAGCAGTCTACAACTGGAACCAAGCGCTAAAAATGGGCGATGTTCTTGAACTGATTCCTTCAACTCCATGCAAATCTGAAAGTTATACGAGGGAGTTCCACCAAATGTTTGATCACCGTCTCCCCGTTTCTTAGTCCTAACATGCGTAGATTACAGATTACTGTACCTTGTAAATACATGACGTGACACCCCATGTAAATCATCTGAAGTGTAGCTTCCCCTGAACTGACAACATAGAAACGAAAAGGGTCAACAAAGAAAAGTTGAGAGTAACCCGTGTGTATGGtatactcttgtttcagtagaTTGGACCAAAGGTAGCCTGTGAATTTGCTCTGCATCGATATGTATACAGTATACTTTTGTTTCAATGAAGTAGAAGAAAGTTACCATGTAAATACTTCAGACATTGTATCAATTCTTTTGAGAAAGAAGCCCTGCAACTTGTGGTGACTGACTGACTGTGAGGTCAGAATGGGATTTGCTCTAAAAAACTCCTCCCAGAGGGAGATTACCCGGAACTAAACTGTGAAACGAAAGGGACCTTATAACAGGACAGGTAAAGAAgcaaaaagagagaagaaaaaaatgcatTTATACGACGCCTGAGAGATTCGAACTCTCGCGGGGAAACCCCATGTACTTAGCAGGCACACGCCTTAACCACTCGGCCAAAGCGTCGTTGTTGTATGCTGTGGGTAACAGTGATAAAAATAATAAGTAATCTGAACACTTAAACTCGTCGCGGCTCCCGCGAATCGCCCGTTTTTCCCTTGCCGTACTCTGCGCTAATggacgccgccgtcggcggGGCGTCGACTCCGCCGGCAGCAACCGGGCAAGAGCCGCGGGACGCACGCGTGGTGCGGAGGATCCTGCGCTCCTTGGGTCTCAGGGAGTGCGAGTACGACCCGCGGGTGGTGGGCCGATTCGTGGAGCTCGCCCGCCGCTACGCGGGCGACGTGCTCTGCGAGGCCAGGGCCTACGCCGACCACGCCGGCAGGGCGTCGCTCGAGGCCGACGACGTGCGCCTAGCGATCCGGGCCAAGTTCGCGTTCTCCccggggccgccgcgccgcgaggTAGTCCCCCAAACAATCCGGACACGCCGTTTCCTTAGTTTTGATGAATCTGTTGTTGGTCGCTTTATCATGCCTACGCGGTTCTTGAGGTCTCTCGATCCTGCGCGTTCGTGTAGAAATCGAACAAATTATTACTGATAGGCAGAATCGAGACGATGTTGGGAGCTTATTGATCAACATACCGTTGGTGTGGATCTAAATCGAGTGGCGTGTTATTCCGTTGTTCAGTGTTTGCAGTGGATCCTTGTCAGTTGTGCTACCGGGCTTTCAGAGAAGAGAAACTCTGCCATGTCGTTGAATCCCATGGACTCCAAGCTCTAAAGTCAAGCATGATGGACGTTGTGATTGTATATCGTGCACGACTGTCTTCGTCCCCCCTGCTTCTAGAAGGCTCAAGAAATTCCAAAAGGATTCCACACACTGCTTTGTTCACCTAATGATCTTTGCACAGTTCTTTTAGGACTCACTTTTGAAAAGAATCATCTTTGCAATTTAAATAATTAAACTCACACGTGAATGATAGATTTGGTAGTTTTGTCGTACCCTGACGAATTTCTCCACTTTGGACAGGTTATCTTTGACCTGGCACGCAGCAGGAACACAATCCCTCTGCACAAGGCGACTGCTCCTCCTGGATCGATCCCTCTCCCGTCTCTTGAGGACACTATGCTGAGCCCAAATTACCGAGTTGTTCGTCCGGTTATGCCATCCCTTGATCAGGAAACCGAAGATTGCGATGAAGATTCTGATCCTAATTCCAACAGTGAACAAGAGCACAATGGGTATGGCCGTGAGACAGAGAAGGTGAAGGCTGACATCAACGGTTGATCCTGGGCTCATTGGCTTTCTTTAGTTATTGCATACCTATGTGTAAAATCATGGATTTTTCGTATGTTGTCAACATTGTTCGTTTATCATTTATTCAGCATAGGTTGCTGCATCAACTATCTGAAATTCTCAAGTTGTATTTAGACACTGCTCAAAGCAATCTCCCAGTGGTCATAATAGACctggtttggtttctttgcttatttttagcacccgtgtttagatactaattagaagtattaaacgtaaactatttacaaaacccattacataagtggaggctaaacggcgagacaaatctattaagcgtaattagtccataatttgacaatgtgctgctacagtaaatatttgctaatgatggattaattaggcttaattaggcttaataaatttgtctcgccgtttagcctcgatgagttttgtaaatagtctacatttaatactcctaattagtatctaaacattcgaggtgacacgtgctaaaaataagcaaaagtaaccaaacgggcCATAGTGTTTTGAGTTGATCACGCTTTCCCCCGAGATTCGGATGCCCTTTTACCTACCCAAAGGACCACAATGTTTACTCCTACTCAGATAAACCTCAGAGATCAGTCGTGACATGCGCAGacttttgcaaattgcaatgctATATCTTGTCCAACGCATCAGTCGtgtttttgtgtttttttttttacaaattgtGCACTAGCGATATGCATATCTCTAGTTAATCTTGTCAGTTGTCCGGAATCCTTAGAAAAAAAGACATAACCGGAGAGTCCTCACAAAACAAAACACCCCGCGAATGCTCGCTCTCCATCCATATATGTGTCACAATCCGGGTCTCTCGCCCGTAAGACACCAACCGACCGCTTGAATTCCACGACGTCACTCGATCCCAACCGCAATGCCGACGCTGGGCATCGCGCCGCTGCTCGACGCCTACTTCCGCCGCCGCTTCGCCGCGGCGGGCCTCGTGGAGGCGTCCGTGcccctcgacggcggcgccaccacGGTCCACTGCTGGCGCTTCCAGCCGGGCGCCATCGACGCGCGCcccgtcctcgtcctcctccacggcttcgggccgccggcgacgtggcAGTGGCGGCGCCAGGTGGGCCCGCTGTCCCGCCGGTTCCGCCTCATCGTCCCGGACCTCCTCTTCTTCGGCGGCTCGTCCACGTCGGCGGGCGCGCGCGTCTCCGAGGCCcagcaggcggaggcggtggcgaagctcgtggcggccgtggcgccggcggcgcgcgtgtCGGTGGCCGGCACGAGCTACGGCGGGTTCGTGGCGTACCACGTGGCGCGGCTGCTGGGCCCCGGCGTCGTGGAGCGGGTGGTGATCGCCAGCTCCGACCTGCTCAAGGCCGACGCGGACGACCGCGCCctgctccgccgcggcggcgccgagcgcgTCGAGGACGTCATGCTGCCGCGCTCCCCCGAGCGGATGCGCCGGCTGCTGCAGCTCGCCTACCACCGCCCGCGCCGGTTCACGCCGGGCTTCGTGCTCCGCGACCTCGTCCAGGTAAAACGCAACACCCCTTTTCCCAGCCTCAATCCTTCTTACAACTCAAAGCACTAATCGATGCAATCGTGATTCCGATCATTCGCGTGGCTTGCCGCTTGGTGGCATTCATGCATGACCTAGCGTCGACGTCACGCCGAGACCATGCCACGTCCCCTGCTCATGACGTGGCCCTGGATTGGGATCTTGTTACGAAGCGAAGCTCCTCGTGCTCGCCTGTCGCCTCGCAGGTTTCCCAACCGCCGCGTTGGATCGCCATCAACTCCCAACGGCGGTGGCCCCTTCCTCCCTGACTCCCTCGCATCTCCCAATCGTTTCTCCGGCACTGCCGCTCTTCCAATCAACCCCGAACGCCCGGTCCAGCCGTCCAGACCTTCTAGAACCACCAGACTCTGCAGGTCACCGACCGGTGCACGCGTGTCGCCGCATGCCTGCCTACCTGCATTCCAACGAACGACAGACATCTCTGTACCCAATCAATCTCAATGCTTCTAGAAATCGTTCAGGAGGCCCTTCTTGGTTGATGCTGACGGCCATCTCGTGCTGGCCAGACAAAACCATTTTGATGGCTGCCATGCGCCATCGGTGGCGTGCGTCTGTGCAACTCACCTGCACCTGTTGCCGTAGCTACCCTATCTTAATTTCCTTGCAAGAACAGCCAGCACACATGTACAGTACCAGTCTTGATTCTTGGAAAGGAATATTAGGTGCTGGTATTGTACATCATCAGGTCATGGATTCAGTTGGAAGTTGGAACCTGAGACTCTTCGGCCTGACTTTGCTGCCATAGTCAATCAGCCATCATAGTTTGCCTGTACATCCACTCAGGCCTCAGGGGCGCACCTTCTCAATAGCCAAGGTCCCTCAATTTTCTAAAGTCCATTCCAGCAACAGTAAACTAAACTTAACAATAATGACTTCATCCATTGCTCTCTTATGGCTGGACCCTGCTGAAATTCGGGGCAAGCTCCGCCACTACATCCACTGCTCATATGAACTGTCATAATCAAGGGGTATGAAGTCTTTACTGATCACAGGAGTTGAGAAAAGGTAGGCCGTTTTTCTGGAATAGTACTGGTTGAAGGACCAAGGAGGAAGATCTTGCCATTGTCCAATTGCAGGCCTTGCATTTGGACAAAACCCAGCGGCTGCTTGAACATTTTGACAACCTCAGTAGCACAATTTGGAAGGGTTGTTGCATCTCAATCCTTTTTCGAACATGTAGGAGAACTGTGCGTATTTAGAGATGCATCTCAATCTGATCTTTTGGCGTTTGCATTCGTTTCACTAGTTCAGTACTTCAGTTCAATAGCGCACCATGCCCCAGGTCAGGTCATGATGCTGGTGGTGCAAAATCAATAATCTGCAGAAGGAAATTCAGACTCTAATTCTTGTTTGAACGTTAGTGCATCCAGCGCCGTCCCAGAGGATTTACCGGAGCGGcaagccccgcggcggcggtggattgCGGGGCCAGAGGATTTGCCGGAGTACGGCGAAGAAGACGCGGGCAGCTGTGGATCGGAGGTCGGAACGAGTCGTCGTCTCCTCAGTTTGTCTCGTGTCGAGTGCGAGAAGTAGAGGCGGTCTGGGCACGAGGCATCCGCCGTCGAGGAGGTTTTCCCGTCGCGACTATTGATCGCTATCCAAATATTTTTACAAACCCCCTCATATATTTTCATTAACAaccctaaattggatcgcgatccggcgacggcgacggcggccttgCCTCGTCGTCGGGAAGGGAACGGACTTAAACTGCGCACCTCCTCCGAATCTCCGCTCGTCCCCCTCGCCAACCCGATCTTCCCGACCGATATCGAGTCGAGTCTCCATGTTGGCCGGGATTCGGAGCTGCTGCAGATGGCCGTACGGATGCGAGCCCATGGCATGGTGCTCTATCGTCGTTGTCACCAAGCCGCCGGCTGCAGAATCATCTCTCCGTGTCCAAGCCTCAAAATTGAGCGCTACACTACACTCTGGCGATTGCAATTTTGCAGCTATATCGTGATCATCCAGCCGGGAGAAGAGATGGTGAGCTCATACTCAGATACTCTGCGAGGAATGTGTGCCCAGCTCAGAATCAGATCTTCCCTTTCCAAAAGCGCGCGTTCTGGCGGGGACGAAATGATCCCGTCATGGACAGAGCGAAGTTCATACTATGCTACTATCAGTTTCAGAATGAAAATGAGCTTGAAATGATTCTGAACTCTAGTAGGTTATTCCACATAGTAGCATAAATACATTCTTGTTTGAACGTTAGTGGATTGCGTAGGTTAAACAGGTACTCAACTGCAGTCTTGTTTGTGAAATTACATAGAAATTACCTGGTTCTGGAGAATGAAATAGAACAGAGTAGTAATTCGTTATTCATACTAGTATCTTTGTGAGTTCAGCATGCATACAATGATGCAACCTCTAGATTTGTTTGAGTAATAGTGAGATTCTTTTGCAGTATCTGTACAATGATAAAgtagaagagaagaaggagcTAATAAAGGGGATAACGCTGGGCAACAAAGACAAGTTCCAGCTTACACCACT harbors:
- the LOC117843226 gene encoding uncharacterized protein isoform X1; translated protein: MPTLGIAPLLDAYFRRRFAAAGLVEASVPLDGGATTVHCWRFQPGAIDARPVLVLLHGFGPPATWQWRRQVGPLSRRFRLIVPDLLFFGGSSTSAGARVSEAQQAEAVAKLVAAVAPAARVSVAGTSYGGFVAYHVARLLGPGVVERVVIASSDLLKADADDRALLRRGGAERVEDVMLPRSPERMRRLLQLAYHRPRRFTPGFVLRDLVQYLYNDKVEEKKELIKGITLGNKDKFQLTPLPQEVLVLWGEHDQIFPIEKAFEVARKLGASARLEVLKDTGHMPQEEDPKRFNEAILKFLLPAPKSSL
- the LOC117844475 gene encoding transcription initiation factor TFIID subunit 9, giving the protein MDAAVGGASTPPAATGQEPRDARVVRRILRSLGLRECEYDPRVVGRFVELARRYAGDVLCEARAYADHAGRASLEADDVRLAIRAKFAFSPGPPRREVIFDLARSRNTIPLHKATAPPGSIPLPSLEDTMLSPNYRVVRPVMPSLDQETEDCDEDSDPNSNSEQEHNGYGRETEKVKADING
- the LOC117842057 gene encoding probable GTP diphosphokinase RSH3, chloroplastic; translated protein: MPPSITCTVKCRPNPRLAPQPPAAALELLAARGAPAATELRAASTRCRTPLSLSLSRSADPPEPRAPCRGAPSARRARAAVAAGGVDGDGDPPALMLAGALSRYAIFRDDLVLRAFAAAEAAHRGQVRASGDPYLEHCVETAALLADLGAGPAVVAAGLLHDTVDDAGLDYGFISKQFGAGVADLVKGVSNLSHFSKMARRNDTASRMDEADRLRTVFLATEDARAVLIKLADRLHNMRTLDSLPKIKQQSFAKETLEIFAPLANQLGILNWKEQLENLCFKYLYTNKFDELSTNLLEFYNRDMIAAAIRRLEQALDVRGLSYYAVYGRHKSIYSIHSKMARKKLAMDEVYDIHGVRVIVENRSDCFATLELVHHLWPRIPGKFKDYISSPKTNGYQSLHTVVLTKEMLPLEIQIRTRDMHLQAEFGIAAHWRYKEGVRNCSSSVPEMVEWVRKVVTCQCETLHIEHPSSLAPDTSPSNIHTIRSHSDVCPFSYAKQCDHSGPVLVILLEDEKMSVQELPKNSTISDLLKRSSNYGVPLRLNCQAVYNWNQALKMGDVLELIPSTPCKSESYTREFHQMFDHRLPVS
- the LOC117843226 gene encoding uncharacterized protein isoform X2, yielding MPTLGIAPLLDAYFRRRFAAAGLVEASVPLDGGATTVHCWRFQPGAIDARPVLVLLHGFGPPATWQWRRQVGPLSRRFRLIVPDLLFFGGSSTSAGARVSEAQQAEAVAKLVAAVAPAARVSVAGTSYGGFVAYHVARLLGPGVVERVVIASSDLLKADADDRALLRRGGAERVEDVMLPRSPERMRRLLQLAYHRPRRFTPGFVLRDLVQYLYNDKVEEKKELIKGITLGNKDKFQLTPLPQEVLVLWGEHDQIFPIEKAFEVASVTYGRLAMQETWSKC